A single genomic interval of Candidatus Acidiferrales bacterium harbors:
- a CDS encoding DUF5723 family protein, with translation MKKNTMFFALHAPTVLKANLSLFILVFTFLDVNAQQIPSARLTALGGLSTAVSTDIDAIGTNPANLMEVSRGKVVFELIPFSIKSGSDFLNLDLYNNYFTGTGQVDSTGKTIGKYLSESDKQNILDAFPSGVGNVRTDENIRWLGVSIRNLVFALGFSVDEKVGAQAAIPNTFASFALNLPTWGSNYSWNDLALKSFWYRTYNVDYAMKLPDVIPIPKQIAKDFNVGIGLKYVTGFSYTSMQSTNTSLYADSANDSYSYIVNMGFDAKRAGLMSSVLSKAFKSNVPDTVVHFNPFAPQGTGFGVDIGVNGIVMNFIKVGISFTDIGAISWSKKVVLTHGDTTITFSGFTPAYSDSAGSTSNLDSINNVFKNYFKNRDIAGSSFSTWLPTKLNIGASAQLDDLFPKIPGQLLVAIDYHQGFNNQFNNSTTPEFVLGAEWRPIYPFPIRTGLGLGGAYGFRWSAGFGFNLWAWDFDIGIGTLNAIVAPNAAKNVSVTLSILKFRI, from the coding sequence ATGAAAAAGAATACGATGTTTTTCGCTCTTCACGCCCCGACCGTGTTGAAAGCAAACCTTTCGCTTTTCATTCTTGTATTCACATTCCTCGATGTGAACGCTCAGCAGATTCCCAGCGCAAGACTGACCGCACTTGGAGGATTATCCACTGCCGTTTCGACCGACATCGATGCGATCGGAACAAATCCTGCTAACTTGATGGAAGTCTCGAGGGGAAAGGTTGTCTTTGAGCTTATTCCGTTTTCTATCAAAAGCGGTTCTGATTTCTTGAACTTAGATCTTTATAACAATTACTTCACCGGTACGGGCCAGGTTGACAGTACCGGCAAAACGATAGGAAAGTATCTCTCTGAATCCGACAAGCAGAATATACTCGATGCGTTTCCTAGCGGAGTCGGGAATGTTCGCACAGACGAAAACATTCGTTGGCTCGGCGTTTCTATAAGGAATCTGGTCTTTGCACTAGGATTTTCTGTTGATGAGAAAGTCGGTGCGCAGGCGGCGATTCCGAATACCTTTGCTTCATTTGCCTTGAATTTGCCAACTTGGGGATCGAACTACTCATGGAACGATCTGGCTTTGAAGTCTTTTTGGTACAGGACTTACAACGTCGACTACGCGATGAAACTTCCTGATGTCATTCCAATTCCTAAACAGATAGCGAAGGATTTCAACGTTGGGATCGGGCTAAAATATGTGACGGGGTTCAGTTATACTTCAATGCAAAGTACTAATACGTCGCTCTATGCCGATTCTGCGAATGATTCTTACTCTTACATAGTCAACATGGGGTTCGATGCTAAGAGAGCAGGTTTGATGAGCAGCGTATTATCAAAAGCGTTTAAGAGCAATGTCCCTGACACGGTGGTACACTTCAATCCGTTCGCGCCCCAGGGGACAGGATTTGGAGTTGACATTGGCGTTAACGGCATAGTGATGAATTTCATAAAGGTCGGGATAAGTTTCACCGATATCGGTGCTATCTCTTGGTCGAAGAAGGTTGTTCTAACCCATGGCGACACAACGATTACTTTTTCAGGATTCACTCCGGCCTACAGCGATTCTGCAGGTTCTACGAGTAATCTTGACAGCATAAACAATGTGTTCAAAAATTATTTCAAGAATAGAGACATAGCCGGTTCAAGTTTCTCCACGTGGCTTCCTACAAAATTGAACATAGGCGCTTCGGCGCAATTGGATGATTTATTCCCAAAAATTCCCGGTCAGCTTTTGGTTGCGATTGATTATCATCAAGGCTTCAACAATCAATTTAATAATTCGACTACTCCTGAGTTCGTGCTCGGCGCTGAGTGGAGGCCGATCTATCCATTTCCTATTCGGACTGGACTTGGTCTCGGAGGTGCTTACGGGTTCAGATGGTCAGCCGGATTTGGATTCAACCTTTGGGCATGGGACTTCGACATCGGAATCGGTACTCTCAATGCGATTGTAGCTCCTAATGCAGCAAAGAATGTTTCGGTCACGTTAAGCATTTTGAAATTTAGAATTTGA
- a CDS encoding ATP-binding protein, giving the protein MIIAADILDFLFVFLPVALLTHLSFRIGLAQGRSRGGTSLFVGSSIVLFSSLFKVYFDVVFGSADALWIFMLTFATSTGLIFAFIGTSRVYFFLLSTRSREKRSVTREIKIAHIGSIIYVIAFVLHLMLLGGSPYIRFGAICYVVNQVMLFGMVFLVAEFFNVAEKPSSSVQAKLTRVLSAYYLLEPLIWLTVVYYTKNFYLPEIPRIFINIIGAAISSVIALIILRFVRQYLPMTLKRIKTTYLDMLRVSVLRDLYIIGSGLTIFIFVILLVAESFYENLRITALKSYAESRFSLTKLTTERMRSALQEIASDLQRTLESNGNRLFLTGIQRDNDYIDVVGSANKKGEITFIRKVKSRAYDSQAVALLKETLVSIHDSAAAFSAVRQYEGGPELFALVKGDDGPTSALCSFAVINIPKILLENAIDTNDFGDRYRLLSRDFRIAYSPFQEEAGLDFQKVILGKKNLNADDLSEKLKALSNSNFSGYEILRGKNNAGVGEYYLLITSPLKFENNEWILAWMEREGRVSRLSQPTNSLLILAGLLVIGLFGGGVVLISVSFRWSLRLEKEVQNKIQELRSSEDRYRRIVENPYIGSFIMVDGRLIYSNGRLADILETGVEQLTGSDLSPFLESRDFKSLKGIFDSIISGEKSGGKWQVEGKTSSGRIISLSGYSSIINIGNKQGVQSLVVDNTIELHEREKLEQFEKLESMATLAAGIAHDFNNILQVVLGSSQLLQHKLGDPDLIRYAENITNVAVRGSDLSKRLLTFSRQKGLEERRIFDVNSIITESLRVFEETFPRTIKIETQLSSEAVYVDGDQSQIQQVIFNLAVNARDAMPHGGTLTLKTEIREVSPTEGEIYQVASGRYVFLMVKDNGEGIPPELMSKVFEPFFTTKEPGKGTGLGLSVVYGIVRSHRGFLKVYSELKRGTVFNIYFPLATLTEKKISPPKQVKESTVPRGERILFVDDEEGIREAAQFLLEQTGYKVVTAKDGMGAIEIYKKEWARINLVVLDLNMPELSGREVFDNLFIINPEVRVLISTGYITPEERAGLKGVVELIEKPFGFDQLIEKVRTALDQTEINQGEL; this is encoded by the coding sequence ATGATTATTGCTGCGGACATACTGGACTTCTTGTTTGTCTTCCTTCCGGTTGCACTTCTGACTCATCTCTCCTTCAGGATTGGACTTGCACAGGGGAGATCCAGAGGGGGTACATCTCTGTTTGTAGGCAGTTCCATCGTGCTGTTTTCATCATTGTTTAAGGTTTACTTCGACGTCGTGTTTGGAAGTGCAGATGCACTCTGGATATTCATGCTGACGTTTGCAACCTCGACAGGATTAATATTTGCATTCATCGGCACGAGCCGCGTTTACTTCTTTCTTCTGTCAACTAGATCGCGGGAAAAGAGATCGGTGACAAGGGAAATAAAGATCGCGCATATCGGGTCGATAATCTATGTCATAGCTTTTGTTCTGCATCTCATGCTCCTCGGCGGTTCGCCCTATATACGCTTCGGTGCCATATGCTATGTAGTAAACCAGGTCATGCTCTTTGGAATGGTCTTTCTTGTCGCGGAATTTTTCAACGTTGCAGAGAAGCCATCATCATCTGTGCAAGCCAAGCTAACCAGAGTTCTTTCAGCTTACTATCTACTGGAGCCTTTGATCTGGCTGACAGTGGTTTATTATACCAAGAATTTTTACCTGCCAGAGATCCCGAGGATCTTTATCAACATTATAGGTGCAGCAATTTCTTCCGTCATTGCGCTAATTATTTTGCGATTTGTACGGCAGTATCTTCCGATGACGCTGAAACGAATAAAAACGACCTATTTAGATATGCTCAGGGTCAGTGTGTTGCGCGACTTGTACATCATAGGAAGCGGCTTGACGATTTTTATATTCGTGATACTGTTGGTAGCAGAATCATTCTATGAGAATCTCAGAATTACTGCGCTTAAAAGTTACGCCGAGTCGAGATTTTCTTTGACGAAACTGACTACCGAAAGGATGAGATCCGCTTTGCAGGAGATTGCCTCGGATCTGCAGCGGACGTTAGAATCAAACGGCAATAGATTGTTTTTAACCGGCATCCAGCGTGACAACGACTATATCGATGTTGTCGGCAGCGCAAACAAAAAGGGAGAAATCACTTTTATTCGGAAGGTCAAATCTCGCGCGTATGATTCACAAGCAGTTGCGCTGTTAAAAGAAACTCTCGTTAGTATTCATGATAGTGCAGCGGCTTTTTCTGCCGTCAGGCAATATGAAGGAGGCCCTGAATTATTCGCCCTTGTGAAGGGAGACGACGGTCCGACTTCCGCCCTATGCAGTTTTGCAGTTATCAATATTCCTAAGATCCTTTTGGAAAATGCGATCGACACTAATGATTTCGGCGATCGCTATCGGCTTTTGTCAAGGGATTTCAGAATCGCATATTCGCCGTTTCAGGAGGAGGCCGGCTTAGATTTTCAGAAAGTAATCCTCGGGAAAAAGAATTTGAACGCAGACGATCTTTCAGAAAAACTTAAAGCTTTGTCTAACTCGAATTTTAGTGGCTATGAAATTCTGAGGGGAAAAAACAACGCGGGCGTCGGTGAATATTATTTGCTTATAACTTCTCCTCTGAAGTTCGAGAACAATGAATGGATACTTGCCTGGATGGAGCGCGAAGGACGAGTGTCCCGGCTCTCCCAACCGACAAATTCTCTCTTGATTCTCGCGGGCTTGCTGGTAATTGGCCTTTTCGGGGGCGGGGTAGTGTTGATCTCTGTGTCATTCCGCTGGTCGCTGAGGCTCGAAAAGGAGGTACAAAACAAGATACAGGAGCTGCGCAGCTCCGAAGATAGGTACAGGCGTATAGTAGAAAATCCGTACATCGGCAGCTTCATTATGGTCGACGGTCGTCTCATTTATTCAAACGGCCGGCTTGCAGACATCCTGGAAACCGGAGTAGAGCAGCTCACAGGAAGCGACCTTTCTCCTTTCTTAGAGAGCAGGGATTTTAAGTCTTTGAAAGGTATTTTTGATTCGATCATCTCCGGCGAGAAGTCCGGCGGCAAATGGCAGGTCGAAGGCAAGACGAGTTCGGGCAGGATCATATCGCTGTCCGGATATTCCAGCATAATAAACATCGGGAATAAGCAAGGGGTTCAGTCCCTCGTCGTGGATAATACGATTGAGCTGCATGAAAGAGAGAAACTGGAACAATTTGAAAAATTGGAATCCATGGCAACGTTGGCGGCAGGGATCGCTCACGACTTCAATAATATTCTCCAGGTGGTTCTCGGCTCGTCTCAACTTCTTCAACACAAGCTTGGCGATCCGGATCTGATAAGATACGCGGAGAACATTACCAATGTTGCAGTAAGAGGGAGCGACTTGTCTAAGAGGCTCCTTACATTCAGCCGGCAAAAGGGTTTAGAGGAGCGGAGGATATTCGACGTCAATTCTATTATTACTGAATCTCTGCGCGTGTTCGAGGAAACATTTCCGAGAACGATAAAGATCGAGACTCAACTAAGTTCCGAAGCTGTTTACGTCGATGGGGATCAGAGCCAAATACAACAGGTGATCTTCAATCTTGCCGTGAATGCTAGAGACGCAATGCCTCACGGTGGGACGCTCACGCTCAAGACCGAGATTCGTGAAGTATCTCCTACCGAAGGAGAGATATATCAAGTTGCGTCGGGTAGGTACGTTTTCTTGATGGTGAAGGATAATGGTGAAGGTATTCCGCCCGAGTTGATGTCGAAAGTGTTCGAACCGTTCTTCACGACCAAAGAGCCCGGTAAGGGCACAGGATTAGGATTAAGTGTTGTCTACGGAATTGTCCGTTCTCACAGGGGATTCTTGAAAGTTTACAGCGAATTGAAAAGGGGAACCGTGTTCAATATTTATTTTCCCCTTGCGACGCTAACTGAGAAAAAGATATCTCCGCCGAAGCAGGTAAAGGAATCAACCGTACCTCGCGGAGAAAGAATATTGTTCGTCGATGATGAGGAAGGAATCAGGGAAGCCGCACAATTCTTATTGGAGCAGACAGGTTACAAGGTCGTCACGGCGAAAGACGGCATGGGTGCGATCGAGATATATAAAAAGGAGTGGGCGAGAATAAATCTCGTTGTGCTAGACCTGAATATGCCGGAACTTTCGGGCAGGGAGGTATTCGACAATCTTTTCATCATCAATCCAGAGGTGAGAGTTTTGATTTCCACCGGCTACATAACGCCTGAAGAGAGAGCCGGTCTAAAAGGAGTTGTGGAATTGATCGAGAAGCCTTTTGGCTTCGACCAGCTCATCGAAAAGGTGAGGACTGCGCTGGACCAAACTGAAATCAATCAAGGAGAATTGTAA
- the glnD gene encoding [protein-PII] uridylyltransferase codes for MREKVVSAIERLSARRDESKALHVAHGDSTAVSLLLTGAVDEAIASAVEATGSGEKIAAVAVGGYGRAELCPHSDIDITFIITGGIDASFLAQRVMHFLWDMGLNIGHSVRNVGQVLDTYKDDHDSWAATLEYRYVAGNKTIFRSLDSAVRDFITNNNDRSFVNSTLDGIVVRHNKYGKSTSLLEPNVKKSAGGLRDLQVLLWLFRSIYPDFLPVADFSAPKLALLDLLDKLLEKGFINHLQYTHTRDAFEFVLRTRQSLHYQSSSLNDLLDFEIQKKVAVDMGYASDDHTRAVENFMRDYFRHARKIYRLNQVLSDKIRAMLNPQRSEAKTVSLDHDYSLTGDKISFCRGVHKDAICLFKAFQHKAATGFHFDENVHETLAQELDVFSDPGFRTSKEAASIFGSILMSNGNVAFTLKSMNELGVLGRYIPEFGRLIGFFQHNVYHYYTADEHTLTAIENLESIGERDPILGELLRSVSRRDALYLGVIFHDIAKPISIGRHEIVGVEVTEKALSRIGFNDIIDDVSFLVLNHLKMEQVAFRRNIGDPETVYAFTRIFSSDEQLKMLYLLTYADLSAVNPGVWTKWKAQLLHELYKKSLRIIDESLDAEGIVSLQEEQRGLREQAIIDKMPSGKYDAVRKHFDSIKNDLYAIVFEDKEIVDHIEAIESTLDNANISFSQNEDYTDVTIIARDAPFLLSRFCASLSANDANIVDANIFTRDDGVIIDRFKVFDNITRKNLADSQMKKIESDLRAILAGQSDPERLFERHRMRWQRRLKNEINPNIKVAVQSSETNDFTLIEVFAPDSLGFLYKVTSAISSAGLSIHFAKIATRVDGIVDTFYVLRNDGTKPLQVELDSLRGSILRIINESIQSELIFK; via the coding sequence ATGAGAGAGAAGGTCGTTTCCGCAATAGAAAGACTGAGTGCGAGAAGGGATGAATCCAAAGCCCTTCACGTTGCCCACGGTGACAGCACCGCAGTTTCCCTGCTTCTTACGGGCGCCGTGGATGAGGCTATTGCGAGCGCGGTAGAAGCAACCGGTAGCGGGGAAAAAATTGCTGCGGTTGCGGTCGGTGGATACGGCAGGGCAGAGTTGTGCCCTCATTCGGACATTGATATTACTTTCATCATTACAGGCGGCATTGATGCCAGCTTCCTTGCTCAAAGGGTGATGCACTTCTTGTGGGACATGGGACTCAATATCGGCCATTCTGTCAGGAACGTCGGGCAGGTTCTGGATACTTATAAGGACGACCATGATAGTTGGGCTGCAACGCTCGAGTATCGGTACGTTGCGGGAAATAAGACGATTTTTCGGAGCTTAGACTCTGCAGTCCGTGATTTCATAACGAACAACAACGATCGCAGCTTTGTAAATTCTACTCTCGATGGCATAGTGGTACGGCACAATAAATACGGCAAGTCAACTTCGCTTCTCGAGCCGAACGTAAAGAAAAGCGCCGGAGGCTTGCGAGATCTTCAAGTTCTTCTGTGGTTGTTCCGGTCGATATACCCCGATTTTCTTCCTGTTGCGGATTTTTCCGCACCGAAGCTGGCTCTGTTGGATTTGCTTGACAAACTTCTGGAAAAAGGATTTATTAACCATCTCCAATATACTCATACTCGTGATGCGTTCGAGTTTGTTCTCAGGACGAGACAGAGCCTGCATTACCAATCGTCCAGCTTGAATGATCTCCTTGACTTTGAAATACAGAAGAAGGTTGCTGTCGACATGGGCTATGCAAGCGATGACCACACAAGAGCTGTTGAGAATTTCATGCGTGATTATTTCCGTCATGCCCGCAAGATATACAGGCTCAACCAGGTCCTATCCGATAAAATAAGGGCCATGCTGAATCCGCAGCGCTCTGAGGCGAAGACTGTAAGTCTTGATCACGATTATTCACTCACCGGTGACAAAATTTCTTTTTGCAGAGGCGTCCACAAAGACGCTATTTGCCTGTTTAAGGCATTTCAGCATAAGGCGGCCACAGGCTTTCACTTCGATGAAAATGTCCACGAAACCTTGGCACAGGAGCTTGACGTTTTTAGCGATCCGGGTTTTAGAACGTCAAAAGAAGCAGCCTCCATCTTCGGGTCCATCTTGATGTCGAACGGGAATGTCGCCTTCACCTTGAAATCCATGAACGAGCTGGGTGTGCTTGGGCGCTACATTCCCGAGTTCGGAAGGCTTATCGGTTTTTTCCAACACAACGTTTACCATTATTACACTGCCGATGAACATACTCTAACGGCCATCGAGAATCTTGAAAGCATCGGCGAGCGCGATCCGATTCTGGGTGAACTTCTTAGAAGCGTGTCGAGACGCGACGCGCTGTATCTCGGTGTGATATTTCATGATATTGCGAAACCGATTTCGATCGGAAGGCATGAAATTGTGGGGGTGGAGGTTACAGAGAAGGCGCTTTCACGCATAGGATTCAACGACATAATTGACGATGTCTCTTTCCTTGTTCTGAATCATCTGAAAATGGAACAGGTCGCGTTCAGAAGAAACATCGGCGATCCGGAAACCGTTTATGCGTTCACAAGAATTTTCTCGAGCGATGAACAATTGAAGATGCTTTACCTCCTTACCTATGCGGACTTGAGTGCGGTCAATCCGGGAGTCTGGACAAAGTGGAAGGCACAATTGCTACACGAGCTTTATAAGAAGTCACTCCGCATAATTGACGAATCGCTGGACGCGGAAGGAATCGTTTCGCTGCAGGAAGAGCAGCGTGGACTGCGTGAGCAGGCTATTATTGATAAAATGCCTTCAGGGAAATATGACGCAGTAAGGAAACATTTTGATTCAATAAAAAATGATCTGTATGCCATTGTGTTTGAAGACAAGGAGATCGTCGATCACATCGAGGCGATAGAGTCGACTCTCGATAATGCAAATATCAGTTTCAGTCAAAACGAGGATTACACTGATGTCACCATCATTGCTCGCGATGCTCCTTTCCTGCTTTCGCGGTTCTGTGCATCCCTCAGTGCAAATGACGCAAACATAGTTGACGCAAATATTTTTACCAGGGATGACGGAGTCATCATAGACCGCTTCAAAGTCTTCGACAACATTACAAGAAAAAATCTAGCCGATTCGCAGATGAAAAAAATAGAATCGGACTTGCGGGCGATTCTTGCCGGACAATCCGATCCTGAACGCCTCTTCGAGAGGCATCGGATGAGATGGCAAAGGCGATTGAAGAATGAAATAAATCCAAATATCAAGGTTGCCGTGCAAAGTTCGGAGACCAACGATTTTACACTCATAGAAGTTTTCGCGCCGGACTCTCTTGGTTTTTTGTATAAGGTCACATCCGCGATCTCCTCCGCCGGCCTGAGCATCCATTTTGCGAAGATAGCTACGAGGGTTGACGGTATAGTAGATACGTTCTATGTTCTGCGTAACGACGGAACAAAACCTTTACAGGTCGAGCTTGATTCTCTCAGGGGAAGCATTTTACGAATCATAAATGAGTCGATACAATCCGAGTTGATCTTTAAGTGA
- the murI gene encoding glutamate racemase, producing MNPPEDQILQPDSPIGVFDSGIGGLTVVRQLINLLPQENIIYFGDTARVPYGNKSQDVVREYAVQDTRFLLSKKVKIIVVACNTASAVAMDVVSARSTVPAIGVIEPTARKAVKLSGTRGVGVIGTLSTINSCAYSTALMSLGKNISVMAQACPLFVPLAEEGLFDHPATNIIASDYLSQFVGKIDVMILGCTHYPLLRDAIARVLGSEVKLVDAGEATAKAVKELLSLTKMLNQQKSKPRYEFYVSDFPQKFNEIAERFLGRKLEFARKVQVYSDGIIAPQ from the coding sequence GTGAATCCTCCCGAAGATCAAATTTTGCAGCCGGACTCACCAATAGGCGTTTTTGATTCCGGGATCGGCGGACTTACCGTAGTGCGCCAGTTGATCAATCTGTTGCCGCAGGAGAATATAATTTATTTTGGCGACACGGCGCGGGTTCCGTACGGGAATAAATCACAGGATGTAGTCAGGGAGTATGCAGTTCAGGACACGAGATTTTTGCTTTCTAAAAAAGTCAAGATTATTGTCGTTGCGTGCAACACTGCATCAGCCGTCGCCATGGATGTTGTCAGCGCTCGCTCTACTGTCCCTGCTATTGGAGTCATTGAGCCTACGGCGCGAAAGGCCGTTAAGCTTTCCGGTACACGCGGGGTCGGAGTAATCGGAACTTTATCGACAATAAATTCCTGTGCCTACTCGACCGCGTTAATGAGTCTTGGAAAAAATATCAGTGTCATGGCTCAGGCATGTCCTCTCTTTGTTCCGCTGGCGGAAGAGGGACTATTTGATCATCCTGCAACGAACATTATCGCGAGTGATTATCTCTCTCAATTCGTGGGAAAAATTGATGTCATGATTCTTGGCTGCACGCATTATCCTTTGCTTCGCGATGCGATTGCTCGCGTATTGGGAAGCGAAGTCAAACTGGTTGACGCCGGAGAGGCAACCGCAAAAGCGGTCAAGGAGCTTCTTTCCTTGACGAAAATGTTGAACCAGCAGAAATCAAAACCTCGTTACGAGTTCTATGTGAGCGACTTCCCCCAGAAGTTTAACGAGATCGCCGAAAGATTTCTAGGAAGAAAACTTGAGTTTGCCAGGAAAGTACAGGTTTATTCCGACGGTATAATAGCTCCGCAATAA
- a CDS encoding GNAT family N-acetyltransferase, whose protein sequence is MNLRFEMVLPEEKQFVEDAKQLFAEYAKSLNFSLCFQGFDKELRGLPGEYAPPSGRLFLAFLENKLAGCVALRKIDDSVCEMKRLYLRPDFRGKGIGKKMTIEVVKAARDIGYSRMRLDTVPEMKEAISLYRLLGFVEISPYRENPIPGAIFMELIL, encoded by the coding sequence ATGAATTTAAGGTTCGAGATGGTTCTGCCTGAAGAGAAGCAATTTGTCGAGGACGCTAAACAACTTTTTGCAGAATACGCAAAATCGCTGAACTTCAGCTTATGCTTCCAGGGATTCGACAAAGAATTGAGGGGACTGCCGGGCGAATATGCCCCGCCATCCGGACGCTTGTTCTTGGCCTTCTTAGAAAATAAGCTGGCCGGCTGCGTTGCGCTGCGAAAGATCGACGATTCCGTCTGCGAGATGAAAAGGCTTTATCTTCGTCCCGACTTCAGGGGAAAGGGGATCGGAAAGAAAATGACCATTGAAGTTGTCAAAGCAGCACGAGACATCGGTTACTCAAGAATGCGGCTTGACACAGTTCCGGAGATGAAAGAAGCTATTTCACTCTACCGTTTGCTGGGTTTTGTGGAGATCAGTCCTTATCGTGAAAATCCGATTCCCGGTGCGATATTTATGGAACTGATTTTGTGA